The Candidatus Jordarchaeales archaeon genome includes a window with the following:
- a CDS encoding FAD-dependent oxidoreductase, translating into MDEYDVIVIGGGSTGTSVARDCAMRGFKTILFERGDLASGATGACAGMISGGTKYVLQEPEFSEMCTSEVVTLSRIAGHIVFRTPIITAILTEEEIKRKASFVEKYGTLTEKRQASPVLVLTPQEARELEPKLSPNIILAAYFDEMFIDPFRLTILTALSAKQHGAEIRTYTEVIDILCKGGEVYGVKVKDRMTGREYEVKGKIVVNAAGAWVPEISRMVGIKQTLRLNKGAHVIFDRRITRFGIICQALDGRTVYLFPHETGSILGTTALDIFTSPDEAEATYDEIEYLISSMEMAVPSIRKARIIRVMCGVRPLIAQWWIPEGDVTRNFRVVDHEERDGVKGLISVEGGKLVVCRAMAEKITDLVCEKLGCEAECRTHLEPLPGADGKVNVEELASKHNISPHTAGRLVSRQGTLANVILSETSKERSRLTSICLCEAVTEAELRYVIRNEWGLTLDALRRRTRMGMGPCQGFSCGFKAMAILAEERGLGVDEAFRELKEFLAERWKGHSIVLRGSQLIEYEISQAAYASVGSMDVVRGAAT; encoded by the coding sequence ATGGACGAGTACGACGTCATAGTTATTGGTGGAGGCTCAACGGGTACTAGTGTCGCGAGAGACTGTGCCATGCGGGGCTTCAAAACCATTCTTTTTGAGAGAGGAGACCTGGCTTCTGGAGCCACAGGAGCTTGTGCCGGCATGATTAGTGGAGGAACAAAGTATGTTCTTCAGGAGCCGGAATTCTCAGAGATGTGTACGTCGGAAGTAGTGACGCTTTCACGCATAGCAGGCCACATAGTCTTTAGGACTCCCATAATAACTGCGATATTGACCGAGGAAGAAATAAAGCGAAAGGCGAGCTTCGTCGAAAAATATGGCACTCTGACTGAGAAAAGGCAGGCAAGCCCAGTTCTAGTTCTGACGCCTCAAGAAGCTAGAGAGCTTGAGCCCAAGTTGAGCCCTAACATAATCCTCGCAGCTTATTTTGACGAGATGTTCATTGACCCGTTCAGGCTGACGATTCTTACAGCTCTCTCAGCTAAGCAGCATGGAGCAGAAATAAGGACTTACACAGAGGTAATCGACATACTGTGCAAGGGCGGGGAAGTTTATGGAGTTAAGGTAAAGGACAGGATGACTGGAAGGGAGTATGAGGTTAAAGGTAAGATCGTGGTGAACGCTGCGGGAGCGTGGGTTCCTGAGATTTCGAGGATGGTTGGGATTAAACAAACATTGAGGCTCAACAAGGGGGCACACGTCATTTTTGACAGGAGGATTACGAGGTTTGGGATAATATGCCAGGCATTAGATGGTAGGACGGTATACCTCTTCCCCCATGAGACTGGATCTATTTTGGGCACGACTGCATTAGACATATTTACGAGCCCGGACGAGGCTGAGGCGACGTACGACGAAATAGAGTACCTAATTTCTAGCATGGAGATGGCCGTCCCATCCATAAGGAAAGCACGTATAATCAGGGTTATGTGCGGGGTTAGACCTCTAATTGCACAGTGGTGGATACCCGAGGGAGATGTGACTAGGAACTTCAGAGTGGTCGACCACGAGGAAAGGGATGGAGTTAAAGGGTTGATAAGTGTCGAAGGAGGAAAACTGGTAGTATGCCGAGCTATGGCTGAAAAGATAACAGATCTGGTTTGTGAAAAACTTGGCTGCGAAGCTGAGTGTAGAACTCACTTGGAGCCACTACCCGGAGCAGATGGAAAGGTTAACGTGGAAGAACTGGCCTCGAAACACAACATATCACCACACACAGCTGGGCGCCTCGTTTCAAGGCAGGGCACGCTGGCTAACGTCATCTTGTCCGAGACTAGTAAAGAGAGAAGCCGTCTCACGAGCATATGCCTGTGCGAAGCGGTAACGGAGGCCGAGTTAAGGTATGTGATAAGAAACGAGTGGGGGTTGACTTTAGACGCGCTGCGTAGGAGAACTAGGATGGGTATGGGTCCGTGTCAAGGGTTCTCGTGCGGGTTCAAGGCGATGGCAATACTGGCGGAGGAGAGGGGATTAGGGGTTGACGAGGCGTTCAGAGAGCTTAAGGAATTTCTGGCGGAAAGGTGGAAAGGGCACTCCATCGTTTTAAGAGGAAGTCAGCTTATTGAGTATGAGATTTCCCAGGCAGCGTATGCTTCTGTTGGATCAATGGATGTTGTGAGGGGAGCGGCTACTTGA
- a CDS encoding FGGY family carbohydrate kinase, with the protein MERKGEVIGVFDVGTTGVRALLFNLNGFILGGSYEEYPTISELPGQAEQVPEKWWNAACRAIQIALKNARVSPADVTAVSVCTQRATVFPVDRNGKPLYRAITWMDARTSQSAQKLKDRIGQRESLKKVLWIRDNLPFVFEETFKFSFVDSYFYFKLAGSFVSDFSNAFYGPFDVEKLTWDEKLADEIGIPLDKWVDVSPSGKVIGEVTSEASKETGLKAGTPVVLGGGDQQCSCVGVGAVKHGIAKVTTGTGTFIDVLLDKPIYDPFGILFTLPHVIEGKWVLEGVIPGTGRILRWFRDNFGHLEKRVAEDVGVDAYSILEDEAETVSPGSDGLIIIPLFNFGKGSIHNLSFAHSRKHIVRAIMESNGFGIRGLLEMISGMGITVEELRVDGGGARSKLWRQIQADITGKRVVAPHVEEAGALGAAILASIGVKLFPTLEKAVESMVKLVEVREPRLENKKVYDEMHPVFMKLLLSSYSEVAK; encoded by the coding sequence TTGGAAAGGAAGGGAGAGGTAATAGGGGTTTTTGATGTAGGAACTACGGGTGTTCGCGCATTGCTATTTAACCTTAATGGTTTCATTCTAGGGGGCAGTTACGAGGAGTATCCTACAATTTCGGAGCTTCCAGGACAGGCTGAGCAGGTTCCAGAGAAATGGTGGAATGCCGCTTGCAGGGCTATACAGATCGCATTAAAGAATGCGCGTGTCTCTCCGGCTGATGTGACTGCTGTTAGTGTTTGCACACAAAGAGCAACAGTTTTCCCTGTAGATAGGAATGGTAAGCCATTATATAGGGCGATTACATGGATGGATGCTCGTACCTCGCAATCAGCACAAAAGTTGAAAGATAGAATAGGACAAAGAGAGAGTCTGAAAAAAGTCCTTTGGATAAGGGATAATCTGCCATTTGTATTCGAAGAAACTTTCAAGTTTTCGTTCGTTGACTCCTACTTCTACTTCAAGTTAGCAGGGTCCTTTGTGTCGGACTTTTCGAACGCTTTCTACGGTCCATTTGACGTTGAAAAGCTCACTTGGGATGAGAAGTTAGCTGATGAGATAGGTATCCCCTTAGACAAGTGGGTTGACGTTTCCCCTTCGGGGAAAGTAATTGGGGAAGTGACCAGTGAGGCTTCTAAGGAGACCGGGCTTAAAGCAGGTACCCCTGTGGTTCTGGGTGGTGGAGATCAGCAGTGTTCATGTGTCGGAGTGGGAGCTGTGAAGCATGGAATAGCTAAGGTTACTACGGGCACTGGCACCTTCATCGATGTACTCTTGGATAAGCCCATATACGATCCATTCGGCATACTCTTTACGCTACCCCACGTTATAGAAGGAAAGTGGGTTCTGGAGGGAGTTATTCCGGGAACGGGAAGGATACTCAGATGGTTCCGCGACAACTTCGGCCACTTAGAGAAAAGAGTGGCCGAGGATGTCGGCGTCGACGCGTACAGCATACTTGAAGACGAAGCTGAAACGGTTAGCCCAGGATCAGACGGGCTCATCATAATACCTTTGTTTAACTTTGGCAAAGGGTCTATCCACAACCTATCATTTGCCCACAGCAGGAAACACATAGTTAGAGCCATAATGGAGAGTAACGGGTTTGGCATAAGGGGACTTTTAGAGATGATCTCCGGGATGGGCATAACAGTTGAGGAATTAAGGGTAGATGGTGGAGGGGCTAGGTCGAAGCTTTGGAGGCAGATACAGGCAGATATAACGGGTAAGAGAGTTGTTGCCCCTCATGTTGAGGAGGCTGGAGCGCTCGGAGCCGCCATACTAGCCTCTATCGGCGTTAAACTTTTCCCGACATTGGAAAAAGCTGTTGAGTCCATGGTTAAACTCGTGGAGGTAAGAGAGCCTAGGTTGGAGAACAAGAAGGTATACGACGAGATGCATCCTGTTTTTATGAAACTTCTGCTATCTAGTTATTCTGAGGTTGCGAAGTAA
- a CDS encoding M42 family metallopeptidase, producing MDTLSLLKRLLSVPSVSGFEDEFSEVIASLIENFVDELEVDRVGNVIAKVGGEGKERVLVDAHMDEVGLIVKAIDENGFIRFTTLGGIDNRILPAQRVVIHTSKGMVKGVIAAIPPHFTSEKERERVLSVDELFIDIGASSMEEVRESGVRISDPISFDCDLEKLVGGRICGRGFDNKLGCVVAVRALHELHEQETTPNAELYFSFSVEEERGLRGAKPAAFRVNPTLAIPLDTTGAADYPGVKPFISTVVLGKGPVIRAADRAFIADRSLKEFLIRVAEENKIPYQVGVVMGTTNATAIQLAREGVATCPLCVPVRYAHSPVEVADLSDIENTIKLLVKALISI from the coding sequence ATGGACACGCTCTCCCTGCTCAAGAGACTTCTCTCTGTCCCCAGTGTCTCTGGTTTTGAAGATGAGTTCTCGGAGGTCATTGCCTCTCTTATAGAGAACTTTGTTGACGAACTAGAAGTAGACAGGGTGGGAAATGTCATAGCAAAAGTTGGCGGAGAAGGCAAGGAAAGAGTTTTAGTGGATGCACACATGGACGAAGTTGGGTTGATAGTTAAAGCCATAGACGAAAACGGCTTCATTCGTTTCACAACTCTTGGAGGAATAGATAACCGGATTCTTCCTGCTCAGAGAGTTGTCATACACACCTCGAAAGGAATGGTCAAGGGAGTTATCGCTGCAATCCCTCCACACTTTACGTCTGAGAAGGAACGCGAAAGAGTGCTCAGTGTCGACGAACTCTTCATAGATATTGGTGCGTCGAGCATGGAAGAAGTACGTGAATCGGGCGTCCGCATTTCAGACCCGATATCTTTTGACTGTGATTTGGAGAAGCTCGTTGGAGGGCGCATCTGTGGTCGTGGCTTTGACAACAAACTAGGATGCGTTGTAGCAGTGAGAGCCCTCCACGAACTGCACGAGCAAGAGACTACTCCCAACGCTGAATTGTACTTTTCCTTCAGCGTGGAGGAAGAGAGAGGTCTCAGAGGAGCAAAACCAGCTGCTTTTAGAGTGAACCCTACACTTGCCATACCTCTCGATACGACTGGAGCAGCTGACTATCCAGGTGTTAAGCCATTCATCTCTACGGTCGTGTTAGGGAAGGGTCCTGTAATAAGAGCTGCGGACAGAGCTTTTATCGCAGACCGTTCACTGAAAGAATTTCTGATAAGAGTGGCTGAAGAAAACAAGATTCCCTACCAAGTCGGAGTGGTTATGGGAACCACAAACGCGACAGCAATACAACTCGCGAGGGAAGGCGTGGCAACCTGCCCGCTCTGTGTGCCTGTCCGTTACGCTCACTCTCCCGTTGAAGTAGCAGATCTCTCAGACATAGAAAATACCATAAAATTGCTCGTTAAGGCATTAATTTCGATATAA
- the glpB gene encoding anaerobic glycerol-3-phosphate dehydrogenase subunit GlpB: protein MIEADVIVIGGGLAGILAATRAADEKLDVVVIEKGSGASYQSSGVIDIMGCPPGGGLVLNPIDGIAQTVECSPTHPYSVISSERDVVEAVREAVEYLSRMVSGREAEIRGDLNRNVVLLNTMGSFKVTCFYQLPMKGGVLEKLDGARLLVVGFEGLSSFNPNFCSLSFKHFASKLNVKIEKVVGVRLSFPSLREVNLTTVELARVMDGDEFKMELAEKLSGIVSESGASHVALPTLGLRRPQGNVEALEREIGVTMFELLSPPPSVPAQRLMSALERKAVEKGVRILRGYKAVGFEKEGGRVVNLKVKSGEKVFTAIAEAYILATGKFVGGGLVEEEDRIRETVFGLPLYDEKGEPLGKRKIAHLLSKEVFPAEGHPLMGCGVRVNAHMKPVMGDKTLYDNLFVAGSIISGYNYVREKSGMGVAAVTGYIAGEEAAMQAS, encoded by the coding sequence TTGATCGAGGCTGATGTGATCGTAATAGGCGGCGGGCTAGCAGGTATACTGGCTGCAACAAGAGCGGCTGACGAAAAACTAGATGTTGTCGTCATCGAAAAAGGTTCAGGAGCCAGCTATCAGTCCTCCGGAGTCATCGATATCATGGGGTGTCCCCCAGGAGGAGGCTTAGTTTTAAACCCCATTGATGGAATAGCACAAACAGTTGAATGCTCGCCGACGCACCCTTACTCGGTTATCTCGAGTGAGAGGGATGTTGTCGAGGCTGTTAGAGAAGCTGTCGAGTATCTTTCGAGGATGGTTTCTGGCCGAGAAGCTGAGATAAGAGGAGACCTCAATAGAAATGTTGTGCTTCTAAACACTATGGGGAGCTTCAAGGTTACCTGTTTTTACCAGTTGCCGATGAAGGGAGGGGTGCTAGAGAAGTTAGATGGAGCTAGGCTGCTCGTCGTGGGATTTGAGGGCTTATCCAGCTTTAACCCAAACTTCTGCTCTTTGAGTTTCAAACACTTTGCATCTAAACTCAACGTCAAAATTGAAAAAGTGGTAGGTGTTAGACTTTCCTTCCCGAGTTTAAGAGAAGTAAACCTGACGACTGTAGAGTTGGCGAGGGTAATGGATGGGGACGAGTTTAAGATGGAGTTGGCTGAGAAACTTAGCGGTATAGTGTCCGAAAGTGGCGCTTCACACGTAGCTCTCCCGACACTTGGGTTGAGGAGGCCGCAGGGAAACGTGGAAGCGCTAGAAAGAGAAATAGGGGTGACCATGTTCGAGCTGCTGTCACCGCCCCCGTCAGTGCCAGCTCAGAGACTAATGAGCGCGCTTGAAAGGAAGGCTGTGGAAAAAGGAGTAAGAATCCTTAGGGGGTATAAAGCTGTCGGGTTCGAAAAGGAAGGGGGGCGCGTTGTGAACTTAAAAGTTAAATCGGGAGAGAAGGTTTTCACCGCAATAGCTGAGGCGTATATTTTAGCAACTGGGAAGTTCGTTGGAGGAGGACTTGTGGAAGAGGAGGACAGAATAAGGGAAACCGTGTTCGGACTCCCACTTTACGACGAGAAAGGAGAGCCGTTGGGGAAGCGAAAAATAGCACACCTCCTGTCTAAAGAGGTCTTTCCTGCGGAAGGACATCCCCTCATGGGTTGCGGTGTTAGGGTTAACGCACATATGAAGCCCGTTATGGGTGACAAAACACTATACGACAACTTGTTTGTTGCGGGATCCATAATTTCAGGTTACAACTATGTGAGGGAGAAGAGCGGGATGGGCGTTGCGGCAGTTACGGGTTATATAGCAGGAGAGGAGGCAGCGATGCAGGCGAGCTAA
- a CDS encoding Rab family GTPase, whose protein sequence is MSQAKYIFKIVVVGDGAVGKTSLIKRYTEESFQSDYIMTIGANFAVKNVEVDGILIKLQIWDLAGQPHFKEVRSSFYKGAVGVMYVFDVCRPESCVNLLNWKEELVKVCGEVPGVLLANKIDLEEHRKVTVDMGKELAARLGGIPYFETSALTGAGVREAFQKIAELAYEAVTKKK, encoded by the coding sequence TTGAGCCAGGCAAAATACATTTTTAAAATAGTTGTCGTGGGGGATGGTGCGGTAGGAAAAACCAGTCTAATTAAGCGTTATACTGAGGAGTCCTTTCAATCGGATTACATAATGACCATTGGAGCAAATTTTGCTGTTAAGAACGTTGAAGTTGATGGAATCTTAATAAAGCTTCAAATATGGGACTTGGCTGGGCAGCCTCACTTTAAGGAGGTGCGCTCCTCATTCTATAAAGGAGCTGTAGGAGTCATGTATGTCTTTGACGTTTGCCGCCCAGAAAGTTGTGTTAACCTGTTAAACTGGAAAGAGGAACTCGTAAAGGTGTGCGGAGAGGTTCCAGGCGTCCTCCTTGCTAACAAAATAGATTTAGAAGAGCATCGGAAAGTCACTGTTGATATGGGAAAAGAGCTCGCCGCACGTCTTGGCGGGATCCCCTACTTTGAAACAAGCGCCCTAACAGGTGCTGGAGTGAGGGAAGCCTTCCAAAAAATTGCGGAACTCGCATACGAAGCGGTGACGAAGAAGAAATGA